A window of Streptomyces sp. NBC_01224 genomic DNA:
GCAGGAAAAGCCACAGGCCAAGGGCCATCGCCACTGCGGCCCCGACGGTCATCCAGATGTCATGCAGTGGTCGTGTGGCCAGTTCCTCGGCGAGACGCCGTCGCCAGCTCATCCCGGGCCGGTCTGCCCGCACCGAGACCACGTCGTACAGGAGCAGCCCAATGGCTGCGACGGACAGAAGCGCCACAACGGCTGCCGGGATCCGCCGCGCGGACCAGAAGCGGCGCGCCGGCCGGCCCGCTCTATGGACCGCTGCCGTCGTGCCCTTACCTGCGGGATTGCCCGCAGACGTAGTTACCTGTCCCGTACCGGAGGGAATGTCGCCATCGCCGGTCGGTTGCCGCCAGGTGTTCGCGCTCATCTCACTCTCTCCCGGTCTCCATGCCGCGAGTGCACCGAGTGCAGCCTCTCGACCGACACCGTGAGTTCGGACACGTCCATGCCGGCCCATCTCCTGAGTCGCTCGATGACCTCGCGGCGCACCGCAGCGCACTGAGCCCCGATGTCGGACGGATAGCCCAGCTCCACGGCGATGTGCATCCGTACTTCGCCAAGCGCGGCCGGACGGCTATCGGCAGGATCACCGTCCCGTCCT
This region includes:
- a CDS encoding DUF6286 domain-containing protein; the protein is MSANTWRQPTGDGDIPSGTGQVTTSAGNPAGKGTTAAVHRAGRPARRFWSARRIPAAVVALLSVAAIGLLLYDVVSVRADRPGMSWRRRLAEELATRPLHDIWMTVGAAVAMALGLWLFLLAVTPGLRGLLPMRHPTGIPGTGEVRAGLDRHAAALILRDRAVRVSGVQSARVDVGRRKVKARAQAHFRDLNEVHADLDAALSEAATNLGLAQQPTLDVRVRRPKKG